Proteins encoded together in one Paracoccus sp. SMMA_5_TC window:
- the leuS gene encoding leucine--tRNA ligase, with protein MPYDPAISEARWQKAWDDAGTFLARRDERPKYYVLEMFPYPSGRIHMGHVRNYTMGDVVARFKRAQGFSVLHPMGWDAFGMPAENAAMEQGGHPRDWTYANIATMRDQLKPLGLSIDWSREFATCDDDYVARQQALFLDMLEAGLVTRKSAQVNWDPVDMTVLANEQVIDGKGWRSGATVERRELTQWFFRISDYSDELLAALDGLTGWPEKVRLMQANWIGKSRGLQFRFETVDLPDFPRIEVYTTRPDTLMGASFVALSPDHPLVRARAAVDPDIARFVEECRRIGTTEEAIETAPKLGFDTGLKVRHPLDRDWHLPVWIANFVLMDYGTGAIFGSPAHDERDHEFASKYGLPIRATFGQPGMDQAQADALVAQAPFVPPKSETVTYVRGFAGARDQTGEAAVDAAIAHAEANGYGQGVTRFRLRDWGISRQRYWGCPIPVVHCESCGTVPERKENLPVLLPQDVSFDAPGNPLDRHPTWRDTQCPKCGAAARRETDTMDTFVDSSWYYARFTSPHAATPTDRADADYWMNVDQYIGGIEHAILHLLYSRFFARAMVRTGHLPASASEPFDALFTQGMVTHEIYMTRDDRGRPVYHLPEEVRDGRLADGTPVEVIPSAKMSKSKKNVVDPVNIVARFGADTARWFMLSDSPPERDVEWTAAGAEAAHRFLSRVWRLAEEIPEGGDDPELVRATHRAIDEVTKSIEGFAFNKAVAKLYELTNAIAKSPAGGDSRRQALRTLAQLLAPMVPHLAEEVWAMTGGQGLVVDAPWPKADPALLESDSVVLPIQINGKRRAEIQVPKDMPKDQIEALVLADETVRRFMEGAAPKKLIVVPGRIVNVVV; from the coding sequence ATGCCCTATGATCCCGCAATCAGCGAAGCGCGCTGGCAAAAGGCGTGGGACGACGCCGGCACCTTCCTGGCCCGGCGGGACGAACGGCCCAAGTATTACGTGCTGGAAATGTTCCCCTATCCCTCGGGGCGCATCCATATGGGCCACGTGCGCAATTATACCATGGGCGACGTGGTGGCGCGGTTCAAGCGCGCGCAAGGATTCAGTGTGCTGCATCCGATGGGCTGGGACGCCTTCGGCATGCCGGCCGAGAACGCCGCGATGGAACAGGGCGGCCACCCGCGCGACTGGACCTATGCCAATATCGCCACCATGCGCGATCAGCTGAAGCCGCTGGGCCTGTCCATCGACTGGAGCCGCGAATTCGCCACCTGCGACGATGATTACGTCGCCCGGCAACAGGCGCTGTTTCTCGACATGCTCGAAGCCGGGCTGGTCACGCGCAAATCGGCGCAGGTGAACTGGGATCCGGTCGACATGACCGTGCTGGCCAATGAACAGGTCATCGACGGCAAGGGCTGGCGTTCGGGTGCGACGGTCGAACGGCGGGAACTGACGCAATGGTTCTTCCGCATCAGCGATTACAGCGACGAATTGCTGGCGGCGCTGGACGGGCTGACCGGCTGGCCGGAAAAGGTGCGGCTGATGCAGGCCAACTGGATCGGCAAGTCGCGCGGGCTGCAATTCCGCTTCGAGACCGTGGACCTGCCCGATTTCCCCCGGATCGAGGTCTATACCACCCGCCCCGATACCTTGATGGGGGCGAGTTTCGTGGCGCTGTCGCCTGATCATCCGCTGGTCCGGGCGCGCGCCGCCGTCGATCCCGACATCGCCCGCTTTGTCGAGGAATGCCGCCGGATCGGCACCACCGAAGAGGCGATCGAGACCGCACCCAAGCTGGGTTTCGACACCGGGCTCAAGGTGCGCCACCCGCTGGACAGGGATTGGCACCTGCCGGTCTGGATCGCCAATTTCGTGTTGATGGATTATGGCACCGGCGCCATTTTCGGCAGCCCCGCGCATGACGAACGCGACCACGAATTCGCCAGCAAATACGGCCTGCCCATCCGCGCCACATTCGGCCAGCCCGGCATGGATCAGGCCCAGGCGGACGCGCTGGTCGCCCAGGCCCCCTTCGTGCCGCCGAAATCCGAAACCGTCACCTATGTGCGCGGCTTTGCCGGGGCGCGCGACCAGACCGGCGAGGCCGCTGTCGATGCCGCCATCGCCCATGCCGAGGCGAATGGCTACGGCCAGGGCGTGACCCGCTTCCGCCTGCGCGACTGGGGCATTTCGCGCCAGCGCTATTGGGGCTGCCCGATCCCGGTGGTGCATTGCGAGAGCTGCGGCACCGTGCCCGAACGCAAGGAAAACCTGCCGGTGCTGCTGCCGCAGGATGTCAGCTTTGACGCGCCCGGCAACCCGCTGGATCGCCATCCGACCTGGCGCGACACCCAATGCCCGAAATGCGGCGCCGCCGCCCGGCGCGAAACCGACACCATGGACACCTTCGTCGATTCGTCCTGGTATTACGCGCGCTTTACCAGCCCGCATGCCGCGACCCCGACCGACCGGGCCGATGCCGATTACTGGATGAATGTCGACCAGTATATCGGAGGTATCGAACATGCGATCCTGCACCTGCTCTATTCGCGCTTCTTTGCCCGGGCCATGGTCCGGACCGGCCACCTGCCGGCCAGCGCCAGCGAGCCTTTCGATGCGCTGTTCACCCAGGGCATGGTCACCCATGAAATCTACATGACCCGCGACGATCGCGGCCGCCCGGTCTATCACCTGCCCGAGGAGGTGCGCGACGGCCGGCTGGCAGACGGCACCCCGGTCGAGGTGATCCCTTCGGCCAAGATGTCGAAATCAAAGAAGAACGTGGTCGATCCGGTCAATATCGTCGCCCGTTTCGGCGCCGATACCGCGCGCTGGTTCATGCTGTCGGACAGCCCCCCCGAACGCGACGTCGAATGGACCGCCGCCGGGGCCGAGGCGGCGCATCGCTTCCTGTCGCGGGTCTGGCGCCTGGCCGAAGAGATCCCCGAAGGCGGCGACGATCCCGAACTGGTCCGCGCCACCCATCGCGCCATCGACGAGGTGACGAAGTCCATCGAAGGCTTTGCCTTCAACAAGGCGGTGGCCAAGCTTTACGAATTGACGAATGCCATCGCCAAATCCCCCGCCGGTGGCGACAGCCGTCGGCAGGCGCTGCGCACCCTGGCCCAGCTGCTGGCGCCGATGGTGCCGCATCTGGCCGAAGAGGTCTGGGCCATGACCGGCGGGCAGGGGCTGGTGGTCGATGCGCCCTGGCCCAAGGCCGACCCGGCGCTGCTCGAATCCGACAGCGTGGTGCTGCCCATCCAGATCAACGGCAAGCGCCGAGCCGAGATCCAGGTGCCCAAGGACATGCCCAAGGACCAGATCGAGGCCCTTGTGCTGGCCGACGAAACCGTCCGCCGCTTCATGGAGGGCGCGGCGCCCAAGAAGCTGATCGTGGTGCCGGGGCGGATCGTCAATGTCGTGGTCTAG
- a CDS encoding DUF3576 domain-containing protein, whose translation MTRRAARLTATLLILAGVAACSGGGAGSVGSATSRPGGNGNAAQAPQERQSTIWDLFANRRNPNDTVAVNKYLWNASLEVLNFLPIQSIDPFTGVIVTGYGTPPGGGRAYRATVMITDPSMDARALKLSLQGAGGAAVAPDTVRAVEDAILTRARQLRVRDAKL comes from the coding sequence ATGACCAGACGCGCCGCACGGCTGACCGCTACCCTGCTGATCCTGGCGGGGGTTGCCGCCTGTTCGGGCGGGGGGGCTGGCTCGGTCGGTTCGGCCACGTCGCGCCCCGGCGGCAACGGCAATGCCGCCCAGGCGCCGCAGGAGCGGCAATCCACCATCTGGGATCTGTTCGCGAATCGCCGCAATCCCAACGATACCGTGGCGGTCAACAAATATCTGTGGAACGCCAGCCTCGAGGTGCTGAACTTCCTGCCGATCCAGTCGATCGATCCCTTCACCGGGGTGATCGTCACCGGCTATGGCACGCCCCCGGGCGGCGGCCGCGCCTATCGCGCCACGGTCATGATCACCGACCCGTCGATGGACGCGCGGGCGCTGAAACTGTCGCTGCAGGGGGCCGGGGGCGCAGCGGTCGCGCCCGACACCGTTCGTGCGGTGGAGGACGCGATCCTGACCCGCGCCCGACAGCTACGGGTGCGTGACGCAAAGCTTTAA
- a CDS encoding porin: MKKVLFATTALVMTAGAAAAEVAVSGTGRMGVIYDGDDMQFSSRARVIFTLTGESDAGLSFGGEFRADNAGNANQGIGGHVYVSGTYGKLSMGDVASASEEAIGDLYSVGYTDTTFAGDVEEISYLTADGENLDQGPNALYEYTMDQISIYASMSDGSDNVKCGLGAIVGTDPVCDVEGDDIDSDVAYSLAAKYSADNFSAGLGYAKQGDASEIVLGGEGKFNNFAVKGIFAKYDDRFIDDLEFKHTVGVSASYQADAILVKGFFRQDKWTEVATGDTMKMDSWGIGADYDLGGGAVLAGGIVDSDYLNDTVADLGVKFKF; encoded by the coding sequence ATGAAAAAGGTTCTTTTCGCCACCACCGCGCTGGTGATGACCGCCGGTGCTGCCGCTGCCGAGGTTGCCGTGTCCGGCACCGGCCGCATGGGTGTGATCTATGACGGCGACGACATGCAGTTCTCGAGCCGTGCTCGCGTCATCTTCACGCTGACCGGGGAATCGGATGCCGGCCTGTCGTTCGGCGGTGAATTCCGCGCCGACAACGCGGGCAACGCCAACCAGGGCATCGGCGGCCACGTCTATGTGTCGGGCACCTACGGCAAGCTGTCGATGGGCGACGTTGCCTCGGCTTCGGAAGAGGCGATCGGCGACCTGTATTCGGTCGGCTACACCGACACCACCTTCGCCGGCGACGTCGAAGAAATCAGCTACCTGACCGCCGACGGTGAAAACCTCGACCAGGGCCCGAACGCCCTGTACGAATACACCATGGACCAGATCTCGATCTACGCGTCGATGTCGGACGGTTCGGACAACGTGAAATGCGGCCTGGGCGCCATCGTCGGCACCGATCCGGTCTGCGACGTCGAAGGCGATGACATCGATTCCGACGTGGCCTACTCGCTGGCGGCGAAATACAGCGCCGACAACTTCTCGGCCGGTCTGGGCTATGCCAAGCAGGGCGACGCTTCGGAAATCGTGCTGGGCGGCGAAGGCAAGTTCAACAACTTCGCTGTGAAGGGTATCTTCGCCAAGTACGACGACCGCTTCATCGACGATCTGGAGTTCAAGCACACCGTTGGCGTCTCGGCCTCGTATCAGGCTGATGCGATCCTGGTGAAGGGCTTCTTCCGTCAGGACAAGTGGACCGAAGTGGCCACCGGCGACACCATGAAAATGGACTCGTGGGGCATCGGCGCCGACTACGACCTGGGCGGCGGCGCTGTCCTGGCCGGCGGCATCGTCGACAGCGACTACCTGAACGACACCGTTGCCGACCTGGGCGTGAAGTTCAAGTTCTGA
- a CDS encoding YggS family pyridoxal phosphate-dependent enzyme, whose amino-acid sequence MGLDDIRGRIDAAATAAGRSPGDVTLIAVSKVQPPARVQAVLAAGHRVFGENYVQEAAGKWPQWRQDFPGVELHMIGPLQSNKLRQALELFDAIHSLDRPSLAQKLARQVQARGRCPQLFVQINTGAEPQKAGVLPAEADRFLSECRAMDLALAGLMCIPPEDQPPQEHFRLLAQIAHQNGLSGLSMGMSADFEVAIALGATHVRIGSAIFGQRSYGDGSAG is encoded by the coding sequence ATGGGACTGGATGACATCAGGGGCCGCATCGACGCGGCCGCCACCGCGGCCGGGCGCAGCCCCGGCGATGTGACCTTGATCGCGGTCAGCAAGGTGCAGCCGCCCGCGCGCGTGCAGGCCGTGCTGGCGGCGGGGCATCGCGTCTTCGGCGAAAACTATGTGCAGGAGGCGGCCGGAAAATGGCCGCAATGGCGCCAGGACTTTCCCGGGGTCGAACTGCACATGATCGGGCCGTTGCAAAGCAACAAGCTGCGTCAGGCGCTGGAGCTTTTCGACGCGATCCACAGCCTCGACCGGCCGTCGCTGGCGCAGAAGCTGGCGCGTCAGGTGCAGGCGCGGGGACGTTGCCCGCAGCTGTTCGTGCAGATCAACACCGGCGCCGAACCGCAAAAGGCCGGGGTGCTGCCCGCCGAGGCGGACCGCTTTCTGTCCGAATGTCGGGCAATGGACCTTGCCCTGGCCGGATTGATGTGCATTCCGCCCGAGGATCAGCCGCCGCAGGAACACTTCCGTTTGCTGGCGCAGATCGCACATCAGAACGGCCTGTCGGGCCTGTCGATGGGCATGAGTGCGGATTTCGAGGTCGCGATCGCCCTGGGGGCCACGCATGTAAGGATCGGCAGCGCCATCTTTGGCCAGCGCAGCTACGGGGATGGGTCTGCCGGCTGA
- a CDS encoding calcium-binding protein — MLLLGSLISLLFVGLAIDATATTRSPEDDPDEPEPPPEPEPGPEDLDIEGTEGDDWLAGGDGDDRLIGDAGNDDLHGGLGGDTLLGGDGSDWLYGDDDYGPGGDDFLAGGAGADSMAGQGGNDTLHGGAGDDTMLGGEGDDLLTGGSGNDWLMGNAGNDTLIAGSGEDDLDGGDGDDLLIGGASPDRAWLHGGAGKDTLMPGPGDFAEGGEGEDLFVLGPTDPALALPADHVPVISGFDPVEDRLELRYHDDGQGTAPQLSLESDDEGAVIVRLDGLAVVRVLGGAGLRSADIALVPVSR; from the coding sequence ATGTTGTTGCTGGGCAGTCTGATCAGTTTGCTGTTCGTGGGCCTGGCGATAGATGCGACCGCCACGACGCGCAGCCCCGAGGACGATCCCGACGAACCCGAACCGCCGCCCGAGCCCGAACCGGGGCCCGAGGATCTGGATATCGAAGGCACCGAGGGCGATGACTGGTTGGCCGGCGGCGACGGGGACGATCGGCTGATCGGCGACGCGGGAAATGACGATCTGCACGGCGGGCTGGGCGGCGACACGCTGCTGGGCGGCGATGGCAGCGACTGGCTTTATGGCGACGATGATTATGGCCCGGGGGGCGACGATTTCCTGGCCGGGGGCGCGGGTGCCGATTCCATGGCCGGGCAGGGCGGAAACGACACGCTGCATGGGGGCGCCGGCGATGACACCATGCTGGGGGGCGAAGGCGACGATCTGCTGACCGGAGGCTCTGGCAACGACTGGCTGATGGGAAATGCCGGCAATGACACGCTGATCGCCGGATCGGGCGAGGATGACCTTGACGGCGGCGATGGCGACGATCTGCTGATCGGCGGCGCCAGCCCGGATCGCGCCTGGCTGCACGGGGGCGCCGGCAAAGACACCTTGATGCCTGGACCGGGCGATTTCGCCGAAGGCGGAGAGGGCGAGGATCTGTTCGTCCTGGGCCCGACCGATCCTGCGCTTGCGCTTCCTGCCGATCATGTCCCGGTGATTTCCGGCTTCGATCCGGTCGAGGACCGGCTGGAACTGCGCTATCACGATGATGGACAGGGCACCGCGCCACAGTTGTCGCTGGAAAGCGATGACGAAGGCGCGGTCATTGTGCGGCTGGACGGGCTGGCGGTGGTGCGGGTGCTGGGCGGGGCAGGCCTGCGCAGCGCCGATATCGCCCTGGTGCCGGTTTCGCGCTGA
- the rpsO gene encoding 30S ribosomal protein S15 — translation MSITVEEKNRVMTEFATKKGDTGSPEVQVAILSSRIATLTEHFKTHKKDNHSRRGLLKLVAQRRKLLDYLKRKDEARYTDLIGKLGLRR, via the coding sequence ATGTCGATTACCGTCGAGGAAAAGAATCGCGTGATGACCGAATTCGCCACCAAGAAAGGCGATACCGGTTCGCCCGAGGTGCAGGTTGCCATCCTGTCCTCGCGCATCGCCACGCTGACCGAGCATTTCAAGACGCACAAGAAGGACAACCACTCGCGTCGTGGCCTGCTGAAACTGGTCGCGCAGCGCCGCAAGCTGCTGGACTATCTGAAGCGCAAGGACGAAGCCCGCTATACCGATCTGATCGGCAAGCTTGGCCTGCGCCGCTGA
- the putP gene encoding sodium/proline symporter PutP, whose product METGVWISLTAYFLLMIAIGVYAWRKSTSNSEEYILGGRNLSPSVAALSAGASDMSGWLLLGLPGALFVSGLSQSWIGIGLTLGALLNWIIVAPRLREQTEHYDNSLTIPGFLGNRFPSTARLLRMVSAVVIVLFFAVYTASGLVGGGKLFASAFGGSYMTGVLLTLGIVLVYTAIGGFLAVSLTDFVQGCIMMLALVIMPIVILTTDGGQGMAVAADRLTAVDPDYLSMWKGVTALGWISAMAWGLGYFGQPHIIVRFMAVRSVADVPTARNIGMGWMVISLVGAIALGIFGRAYALRTGLEVSDPETIFILLANLLFHPLVTGFLYAALLAAIMSTVSSQLLVSSSSLTEDIYHMLLKRDASDRELVNIGRLTVLGVGLVAAVIASNPDSKVLGLVANAWAGFGAAFGPLILLSLTWRRMTGAGAVAGLVVGAVTVALWIGLGLNKTFMGEGLYEIVPGFVASFLAIVLVSLATPDRGEYRAR is encoded by the coding sequence ATGGAGACGGGTGTCTGGATCAGTCTGACCGCCTATTTCCTGCTGATGATCGCCATCGGCGTCTATGCGTGGCGCAAGTCCACGTCCAATTCCGAAGAATACATCCTGGGCGGGCGCAACCTGTCGCCGTCTGTGGCGGCGCTGTCTGCCGGCGCCTCGGACATGAGCGGCTGGCTGCTGCTGGGCCTGCCGGGCGCGCTGTTCGTGTCGGGCCTGTCGCAAAGCTGGATCGGCATCGGTCTGACGCTGGGGGCGCTGCTGAACTGGATCATCGTCGCGCCCCGCCTGCGCGAGCAGACCGAGCACTATGACAACAGCCTGACCATCCCCGGCTTTCTGGGTAACCGCTTTCCCAGCACGGCCCGGCTGCTGCGCATGGTGTCGGCAGTGGTGATCGTGCTGTTCTTTGCCGTCTATACCGCTTCGGGGCTGGTGGGCGGCGGCAAGCTGTTCGCCAGCGCCTTTGGCGGCAGCTACATGACCGGTGTCCTGCTGACGCTGGGCATCGTGCTGGTCTATACCGCGATCGGCGGCTTTCTGGCCGTCAGCCTGACCGATTTCGTGCAGGGCTGCATCATGATGCTGGCGCTGGTGATCATGCCCATCGTGATCCTGACCACCGACGGTGGCCAGGGCATGGCGGTGGCGGCGGACCGGCTGACGGCGGTCGATCCCGATTACCTGTCGATGTGGAAGGGCGTGACCGCGCTGGGCTGGATTTCGGCCATGGCCTGGGGGCTGGGCTATTTCGGCCAGCCGCATATCATCGTGCGCTTCATGGCCGTGCGCAGCGTCGCCGATGTGCCGACCGCACGCAACATCGGCATGGGCTGGATGGTGATTTCGCTTGTGGGGGCCATCGCGCTGGGCATTTTCGGCCGCGCCTATGCGCTGCGCACCGGGCTTGAGGTATCGGACCCCGAAACCATCTTCATCCTGCTGGCCAATCTGCTGTTCCACCCGCTGGTGACCGGGTTCCTGTATGCGGCGCTGCTGGCGGCGATCATGTCCACCGTGTCCAGCCAGTTGCTGGTATCCTCGTCCTCGCTGACCGAGGATATCTATCACATGCTGCTCAAGCGCGATGCCAGCGACCGCGAACTGGTCAACATCGGCCGGCTGACCGTGCTGGGCGTGGGCCTGGTGGCGGCGGTGATCGCCAGCAACCCCGACAGCAAGGTTCTGGGGCTGGTCGCCAATGCCTGGGCCGGCTTCGGCGCCGCCTTCGGCCCGCTGATCCTGCTGTCGCTGACCTGGCGGCGGATGACCGGGGCAGGGGCGGTGGCCGGGCTGGTCGTCGGCGCGGTCACGGTGGCGCTGTGGATCGGTCTGGGCCTGAACAAGACTTTCATGGGCGAGGGGCTTTACGAAATCGTCCCGGGCTTTGTCGCCTCGTTCCTGGCCATCGTGCTGGTCAGCCTGGCCACGCCCGATCGTGGGGAATATCGCGCGCGCTGA